Proteins encoded within one genomic window of Haematobia irritans isolate KBUSLIRL chromosome 5, ASM5000362v1, whole genome shotgun sequence:
- the LOC142241370 gene encoding uncharacterized protein LOC142241370: MAQTTVATTTTTTTTASTSTGPSNVASRNTLEPKAPEIPKNVGHLLKEPVEIDCPACRKHNKTRVDKFAVTFCQKLAVFINACCCCCKGPIKWEGRYDYNHYCSQCGCYIGRYISLNWGQRHMMRRQRMSMEVNNFFDDVVKDTEKMINELPCDPATTTTTPPAVTNGQK; encoded by the exons ATGGCCCAAACAACTGttgctactactactactactactactactgccTCAACTTCAACCGGTCCCTCTAATGTAGCCAGTCGTAATACACTCGAACCTAAAGCTCCTGAAATACCAAAGAATGTCGGTCATCTTCTAAAGGAGCCAGTCGAAATCGATTGTCCTGCCTGTCGCAAACATAATAAGACGCGTGTCGATAAATTCGCAGTaactttttgccaaaaattggcAGTGTTTATTAATGcatgctgttgttgttg cAAAGGACCAATTAAATGGGAAGGCCGTTATGATTACAATCACTATTGCTCCCAATGTGGTTGCTACATAGGACGTTATATATCCTTGAATTGGGGTCAGCGTCATATGATGCGTAGGCAACGTATGTCAATGGAGGTCAATAATTTTTTCGACGATGTGGTTAAAGACACAGAGAAAATGATAAACGAACTTCCATGTGatccagcaacaacaacaacaacaccaccaGCAGTGACCAATGGTCAGAAATAA
- the LOC142238515 gene encoding uncharacterized protein LOC142238515 — protein MDQQQQQQMEIATESVVKQNHIKLKLIPVKSSDVSNGQVIASLVVVNDEGEANGGAGSDNGLPYIDEVITPTSVQQLKSSRGKEDKPSVRFYAVGPSTYHVKCPLCHQKADACVMRGASCKDATCCLSLLSCVFPIFWLCCLCTWCGCNSEWHTNSLYCSQCGGKLGKLRKAL, from the exons ATGGatcagcaacagcaacaacagatGGAAATCGCCACCGAGTCTGTGGTCAAACAAAATCACATTAAATTGAAACTGATTCCCGTCAAATCGAGTGATGTCAGCAATGGCCAAGTCATCGCCAGTCTGGTTGTTGTCAATGATGAGGGCGAGGCCAATGGTGGCGCGGGCAGCGATAATGGTTTACCCTATATAGACGAAGTGATAACACCCACCAGTGTCCAGCAATTGAAAAGCTCCCGAGGCAAAGAGGATAAACCTAGTGTGCGATTTTATGCTGTGGGACCATCGACCTATCACGTCAAATGTCCATTGTGTCATCAGAAGGCGGATGCCTGTGTAATGCGAGGTGCTAGCTGTAAAGATGCCACTTGTTGTCTATCGCTGTTGTCTTG CGTTTTTCCCATTTTCTGGCTATGTTGTCTATGCACCTGGTGTGGCTGCAACAGTGAGTGGCACACGAATAGTCTCTATTGCAGTCAATGTGGCGGAAAATTAGGTAAACTGAGGAAGGCTTTGTGA